One window from the genome of Kaistella carnis encodes:
- a CDS encoding BaiN/RdsA family NAD(P)/FAD-dependent oxidoreductase codes for MSKKKIIIIGGGAAGFFCAANLDESKFYVTILEQNSDVLQKVKISGGGRCNVSHACFDPKELVQYYPRGNKELVSVFHKFQPGDTMEWFEQRNVPLKIEADQRMFPESNSSQTIIDTLTKEVQEKNFDIVTKSVVLKIEPQENQYLITTNTTTYVADEVVYTTGSSPKSLNLIQEMGHTIVKPVPSLFTFNIKNDTLKDLMGTSFPNAEVSIPKLKMEESGPMLITHWGLSGPAILKISAWKARALAELQYKFEIVVNFLGIDMEDAAELFKSYRSENPKKTIGSSKIFDVTTRFWHRILWLSKIDLEKNISNISGQELEKILIHLCENKMQVSGKSTYKDEFVTAGGVELKEIDFKTMKSKILPNFYLAGEVLNIDAVTGGFNFQACWSEAWLIAQDLNLQQS; via the coding sequence ATGTCAAAAAAGAAAATCATCATTATCGGTGGAGGAGCAGCAGGATTCTTTTGCGCAGCCAACCTGGACGAATCTAAATTTTACGTCACCATTTTAGAACAAAATTCCGATGTGCTGCAAAAAGTAAAGATTTCCGGTGGTGGACGCTGCAATGTTTCCCATGCCTGCTTTGATCCCAAAGAATTGGTACAGTATTATCCGCGCGGAAATAAAGAATTGGTTAGTGTTTTTCATAAATTCCAGCCGGGCGATACTATGGAGTGGTTTGAGCAAAGAAATGTTCCCTTGAAAATCGAAGCAGACCAAAGAATGTTCCCTGAAAGTAATTCTTCGCAAACCATTATAGACACCCTAACAAAAGAAGTTCAGGAGAAAAATTTTGATATCGTAACAAAATCTGTCGTTTTAAAAATTGAACCTCAGGAAAACCAATACCTGATTACTACGAATACAACAACTTATGTCGCAGATGAGGTCGTTTATACTACAGGAAGTTCCCCGAAATCCCTGAATCTTATTCAGGAGATGGGACATACCATTGTGAAACCAGTGCCGTCACTTTTTACTTTCAATATTAAAAATGATACTTTAAAAGATTTAATGGGAACCAGTTTTCCCAATGCCGAAGTTTCTATTCCTAAACTGAAAATGGAAGAATCGGGTCCCATGTTGATTACGCACTGGGGACTTTCCGGACCTGCCATTTTAAAAATTTCTGCCTGGAAAGCCCGAGCGTTGGCGGAGCTTCAGTATAAATTTGAAATAGTTGTAAATTTTTTAGGAATTGACATGGAAGATGCGGCGGAACTGTTCAAAAGCTATCGTTCAGAAAATCCGAAGAAAACAATTGGGAGTTCTAAAATTTTTGATGTTACGACAAGATTCTGGCATCGTATTCTGTGGTTGTCAAAAATCGATCTGGAAAAAAATATTTCCAATATATCGGGACAGGAATTGGAGAAAATATTGATCCATCTCTGCGAAAATAAAATGCAGGTTTCCGGTAAATCAACTTACAAAGATGAGTTTGTGACTGCCGGTGGAGTAGAATTAAAAGAAATTGATTTTAAAACCATGAAATCTAAAATTTTACCAAACTTTTATCTGGCTGGCGAAGTCTTAAATATTGATGCGGTCACCGGTGGTTTCAACTTTCAGGCCTGCTGGAGTGAAGCATGGCTGATCGCGCAGGATTTAAATTTGCAGCAATCTTAA
- a CDS encoding bacteriophage spanin2 family protein produces MKRLFPIFLILLFLTSCQTRVVSAQKPIQPNSLELYQKYTIQTNDAQLIKMEVLRQDNEKVYGKLKTGEEVIVEKSNIREAKKVDVLSSVAIGLAALAAVIFVPI; encoded by the coding sequence ATGAAAAGATTATTCCCCATATTTTTAATCCTCTTATTCCTCACTTCCTGCCAAACGAGAGTGGTGAGCGCCCAAAAACCGATCCAGCCGAACTCTTTGGAATTGTACCAAAAGTACACGATTCAAACCAATGATGCACAATTGATCAAAATGGAAGTTTTGAGACAGGACAATGAAAAAGTGTACGGTAAATTGAAAACTGGCGAAGAAGTGATCGTAGAGAAAAGTAATATTCGAGAAGCAAAAAAAGTGGATGTTTTATCATCTGTTGCTATCGGGTTGGCTGCTTTAGCTGCCGTTATTTTTGTTCCGATCTAA
- the rpmA gene encoding 50S ribosomal protein L27: MAHKKGVGSSKNGRESHSKRLGVKIFGGQDAIAGNIIVRQRGTTHHPGENVGMGKDHTLHALIDGKVVFRKKQNNRSFVSVEPNA, from the coding sequence ATGGCACATAAGAAAGGAGTTGGTAGTTCCAAAAATGGTAGAGAATCTCATTCTAAAAGATTAGGAGTTAAGATTTTCGGAGGACAAGACGCTATCGCCGGTAACATCATCGTAAGACAAAGAGGGACCACACACCACCCAGGTGAAAACGTAGGGATGGGTAAAGACCACACTTTGCATGCTTTGATCGACGGTAAAGTAGTTTTCAGAAAGAAACAAAACAATAGATCATTTGTATCTGTTGAACCAAACGCATAA
- a CDS encoding DUF502 domain-containing protein, protein MNKLQFEKFFNILVKSFFQGLLIIGPFALTIWIIWYIVSSIDNIIPSLSEQFYPGITFLIVIFSTTLIGYLGSKFIIGRVIVDSFDYLLEHTPGIKFIYTSLKDVMTSFVGDKKKFNQPVLIKTTENPAIWRIGFLTQKDLSSVGFPEHVSVYLPHSYAVSGWVVFVLATNITILENVSAAQAMKFAVSGGVAGFHSDDNVFKAPE, encoded by the coding sequence ATGAATAAACTTCAATTCGAAAAATTTTTTAATATTCTGGTAAAATCCTTTTTCCAGGGCTTGCTGATTATTGGTCCTTTTGCTTTAACCATCTGGATCATCTGGTATATCGTTTCAAGTATCGATAATATTATTCCATCGTTATCGGAACAGTTTTATCCCGGAATCACGTTTCTGATCGTTATTTTCTCTACCACCTTAATAGGATATTTAGGAAGTAAATTCATTATCGGGCGCGTCATCGTGGACAGCTTTGATTATTTGCTCGAACATACGCCCGGGATTAAATTTATTTACACCTCCTTAAAAGATGTCATGACTTCTTTTGTAGGCGACAAAAAGAAATTCAATCAACCTGTTCTCATTAAAACCACGGAAAATCCCGCGATTTGGCGCATCGGATTTCTGACGCAAAAAGACCTTTCCTCCGTTGGTTTCCCAGAACACGTTTCCGTTTATCTTCCTCATTCTTACGCAGTTTCCGGCTGGGTTGTATTTGTTTTAGCAACCAACATTACTATTTTGGAAAACGTAAGTGCTGCCCAAGCCATGAAGTTTGCCGTAAGCGGTGGCGTTGCTGGATTCCACTCAGATGACAACGTTTTCAAAGCGCCGGAGTGA
- the miaE gene encoding tRNA-(ms[2]io[6]A)-hydroxylase has product MFKLRLLTDPRWANIAEGNLEEILTDHAWCEQKATTNAITIITMCPEYPEIVTELLKIAQEELEHFQMVHELIKKRGYEFGRERKDDYVGQLLKFIVQGSRKEYIIDRMLFAAMIEARSCERFRVLTENIKDEELKVFYKELMISEANHYTTFISFARKLGDPEKVNQRWEEWLDYEAEIIKSYGKKETIHG; this is encoded by the coding sequence ATGTTTAAACTTAGACTTTTAACCGATCCCCGCTGGGCCAATATTGCTGAAGGGAATCTGGAGGAAATCTTAACCGATCACGCCTGGTGCGAGCAGAAAGCAACAACCAATGCCATTACGATCATTACGATGTGTCCTGAATATCCGGAAATTGTAACGGAACTTTTAAAAATTGCACAGGAAGAATTGGAACATTTTCAAATGGTTCATGAACTGATAAAAAAACGTGGCTACGAATTCGGAAGAGAAAGAAAAGATGACTATGTGGGACAGCTTCTTAAATTCATCGTTCAGGGATCCCGAAAAGAATATATCATTGACCGAATGCTTTTTGCCGCAATGATTGAAGCCCGCAGCTGTGAGCGATTCCGCGTGTTGACAGAAAACATTAAAGATGAAGAACTAAAAGTATTCTACAAGGAATTGATGATCTCTGAGGCGAATCACTATACCACTTTTATTTCCTTCGCTCGAAAACTTGGCGATCCCGAAAAGGTAAATCAACGCTGGGAAGAATGGCTGGATTACGAAGCCGAAATCATAAAATCTTACGGAAAAAAAGAAACCATACACGGTTAA
- the thiL gene encoding thiamine-phosphate kinase, with product MLEDKNPELTPISHYGEFGLIKHLTETFSFENSSTEVSIGDDCAVINPEGQKVVITTDVLAEGVHFNLGYVPLKHLGYKAVVVNLSDIAAMNAKPTQIIVALAVSSRFPVEALEEIYAGIQLACKHYKVDLVGGDTTSSTSGLVITITAVGLEHSENMVLRNGAKVNDLLVVTGDLGGAYLGLQILEREHSVFLANPNMQPEMEGYDYILEKQLKPEARTDIKKKLAELDIKPTSMIDVSDGLSSETLHLSDQSKVGFRIYEEKIPMDSLSISTAEELNLNPVMCALNGGEDYELLFTIAPADFEKIKNHPDFTIIGHAVDLEQGNFLVARGSNELVALNAQGWDAFLNKGN from the coding sequence ATGCTGGAAGATAAAAATCCTGAACTAACTCCCATCTCCCATTATGGTGAATTTGGTTTAATAAAGCACTTAACCGAAACCTTTAGTTTTGAAAATTCTTCTACTGAAGTTTCAATTGGTGATGATTGCGCCGTTATAAATCCGGAAGGTCAAAAAGTTGTGATTACCACTGATGTTTTAGCTGAAGGCGTACACTTCAATTTGGGATATGTTCCTTTAAAACATTTAGGATATAAAGCAGTGGTGGTGAATCTGAGTGATATCGCGGCCATGAATGCAAAACCGACGCAGATTATTGTTGCTTTGGCGGTTTCTAGCCGTTTTCCTGTGGAAGCTTTAGAAGAAATATACGCGGGAATTCAATTGGCGTGTAAACATTATAAAGTTGATCTGGTAGGTGGTGATACCACGAGTTCTACCTCCGGTCTTGTGATTACTATTACGGCAGTTGGTCTTGAACATTCTGAAAATATGGTCCTCCGTAATGGCGCTAAAGTAAATGACTTGCTTGTGGTAACCGGGGATTTAGGAGGAGCTTATCTGGGCTTGCAAATTTTGGAAAGAGAACATTCGGTCTTTCTGGCAAATCCTAATATGCAGCCTGAAATGGAAGGTTACGATTACATTCTGGAAAAACAACTGAAACCGGAAGCCAGAACTGATATTAAAAAGAAGTTAGCGGAATTGGATATTAAACCTACGTCAATGATTGATGTTTCTGATGGTTTATCTTCAGAGACGCTTCATTTATCGGATCAAAGTAAGGTTGGCTTTAGAATCTATGAAGAAAAAATTCCGATGGATTCTTTATCGATCTCTACAGCAGAAGAATTAAACTTGAATCCTGTGATGTGTGCTCTGAATGGCGGTGAAGATTATGAATTATTATTTACAATTGCACCTGCAGATTTCGAGAAAATTAAAAATCACCCGGATTTCACGATCATTGGTCACGCCGTAGATTTAGAGCAAGGTAATTTCTTGGTAGCACGCGGAAGTAATGAACTCGTTGCATTAAATGCGCAAGGATGGGATGCTTTTCTGAATAAAGGAAATTAA
- a CDS encoding acyltransferase family protein yields the protein MKRDLYIDFAKGFATLSIIFIHTVFWSGQFYVPTELRVLSLLIDVPLFYALSGLTSGSNIEKTLYRLLKLQITFMIFVTFLFFLDYLFKVVGLHIFGLDWMKNFYGTFGTKYVPQNISDVPQWQNLGNWYLHQYTNADTFPVVMGSFWYLKVYFILTVFGVLILRFFPKHINWFIGVCFGLTLIFNLLPQFYPTGQVGYVAFYLGLFLVAHQLKGKKIPTKWVPLLYGILVLILVFLFWNFGKEYLMKMNKAKFPPKLLYIFWSSFSLLTLFVLYNRIKIEKNNFLKYIGKNAIFYYFAQGMSSSLVYFLVVPLKENLHWAVLLVVIFVVNILLAVVIAEFLKKLDALGWKILEFLRKKTASV from the coding sequence ATGAAAAGAGATCTCTACATTGATTTTGCGAAAGGCTTTGCTACACTTTCTATTATTTTTATCCATACCGTTTTCTGGTCCGGGCAATTTTACGTTCCTACAGAATTGCGTGTGCTTTCTTTGTTGATTGATGTGCCGCTTTTTTATGCGCTCAGCGGTTTAACCTCCGGCAGCAATATAGAAAAAACGCTTTATCGTTTGCTGAAACTGCAGATCACCTTCATGATTTTCGTTACTTTCCTTTTTTTCCTGGATTATCTTTTTAAAGTAGTTGGTTTACATATTTTCGGTTTAGACTGGATGAAAAATTTTTACGGTACTTTCGGCACGAAATACGTTCCTCAAAACATTTCTGATGTTCCACAATGGCAAAATCTCGGCAACTGGTATCTTCATCAATATACCAACGCGGATACGTTCCCCGTTGTCATGGGAAGTTTTTGGTATTTAAAGGTTTATTTTATCCTGACGGTTTTTGGCGTCTTAATTCTACGCTTTTTCCCAAAACATATCAATTGGTTTATTGGTGTTTGCTTCGGATTAACCTTAATTTTCAACTTATTACCCCAATTTTATCCGACCGGACAAGTAGGTTATGTCGCCTTTTATCTGGGATTATTTCTGGTGGCTCATCAATTAAAAGGAAAAAAGATCCCTACAAAATGGGTTCCTTTATTATATGGAATATTAGTGCTGATTCTGGTTTTCCTCTTCTGGAATTTCGGAAAAGAATACTTAATGAAAATGAACAAGGCCAAATTTCCGCCTAAATTACTCTACATTTTCTGGTCAAGTTTCTCTCTGCTAACGCTATTTGTTTTGTACAATCGCATAAAAATTGAAAAAAATAATTTCCTCAAATATATTGGCAAAAATGCCATCTTCTATTATTTTGCACAAGGAATGAGTTCTTCACTCGTGTATTTTTTGGTGGTTCCTTTAAAGGAAAATTTACATTGGGCAGTTTTACTCGTCGTAATTTTTGTCGTTAATATTTTATTGGCCGTCGTCATCGCAGAATTCCTGAAAAAATTAGACGCGCTTGGATGGAAGATTCTAGAATTTTTGCGCAAAAAAACTGCTTCAGTCTAA
- a CDS encoding acyl-CoA thioesterase, protein MSDYHYKFEVRWSDIDANRHLANSSYVMYCAQTRMAFMNQHKMGLKELSYWGIGPVILHERYSFFKEIYADQTVFVSLEIAGMSEDASIYQFVHKFYLPDGTHCATAEATGVWIDTMLRKSTTPPNDVLEVLNEYKSEKVKILTRADLKDLPFKPENVEAFHKRNTFTWKKDKNENAAD, encoded by the coding sequence ATGTCAGATTATCATTATAAATTCGAAGTTCGCTGGAGCGATATCGATGCAAACCGCCACTTGGCAAACTCATCCTATGTGATGTACTGTGCACAAACGAGAATGGCGTTTATGAACCAGCACAAAATGGGGCTTAAAGAATTAAGCTACTGGGGAATTGGCCCCGTAATTTTACATGAAAGATATTCTTTCTTCAAAGAAATCTATGCGGATCAAACGGTTTTTGTTTCCTTGGAAATTGCAGGCATGTCGGAAGATGCCAGCATTTATCAATTTGTGCACAAATTTTATTTGCCTGATGGAACGCATTGCGCAACAGCCGAAGCTACAGGAGTTTGGATCGACACGATGCTAAGAAAATCAACGACACCACCCAACGATGTTTTGGAAGTCCTGAATGAATATAAGAGTGAAAAAGTAAAAATTTTAACGCGGGCTGATTTGAAGGACTTGCCTTTTAAGCCCGAAAATGTGGAAGCATTTCACAAAAGAAATACCTTCACATGGAAAAAGGACAAAAATGAAAACGCAGCGGATTAG
- the rplU gene encoding 50S ribosomal protein L21: MFAIVEIAGLQYKVEQDQKLFVNRLKGDKGGKVSFDKVLLTVNGSTTIGAPAVSGITVDAEILDHVKADKVIIFKKKRRKGYEKKNGHRQSLTQIQITGITGFDNKKKEEKKAAPKAKKEADATEEKPAKKTTKKSDSESAE, translated from the coding sequence ATGTTTGCAATTGTAGAAATAGCAGGGCTTCAATACAAAGTTGAGCAAGACCAAAAGTTGTTTGTAAACCGTTTGAAAGGCGATAAAGGAGGAAAAGTTTCTTTCGATAAAGTGCTTTTAACTGTAAACGGTTCTACAACAATCGGCGCCCCAGCTGTAAGCGGTATCACTGTTGATGCTGAAATCTTAGATCACGTGAAAGCGGATAAAGTAATCATCTTCAAAAAGAAAAGAAGAAAAGGTTACGAAAAGAAAAACGGTCACAGACAATCTCTAACTCAAATTCAAATTACTGGAATCACTGGTTTCGATAATAAGAAAAAAGAAGAGAAAAAAGCTGCACCGAAAGCTAAAAAAGAAGCAGATGCTACTGAAGAGAAGCCTGCGAAAAAAACAACCAAAAAATCGGACAGCGAAAGCGCTGAATAA